In Populus nigra chromosome 1, ddPopNigr1.1, whole genome shotgun sequence, one genomic interval encodes:
- the LOC133685824 gene encoding methylsterol monooxygenase 2-2 — translation MASIIESGWLYLITHFSDFQLACLGSFFLHESVFFLSGLPFIYLERAGWLKKYKIQMKNNTPAAQEKCIVRLLLYHFGVNLPVMLASYPVFRHMGMQSSLPFPSWKVILMQIIFYFILEDFIFYWGHRFLHTKWLYKHVHSIHHEYATPFGLTSEYAHPAEILFLGFATIVGPAITGPHLVTLWLWMVLRVLETVEAHCGYHFPWSLSNFLPLYGGADFHDYHHRLLYTKSGNYSSTFTYMDWVFGTDKGYRKLQALKNAGVENGGKQT, via the exons ATGGCTTCCATCATCGAATCTGGCTGGCTG TATTTGATCACGCACTTCAGTGATTTTCAGTTGGCATGTCTTGGAAGTTTCTTTCTTCATGAAAGCGTCTTCTTCTTGTCTGGACTTCCTTTCATATATCTCGAAAGGGCTGGATGGCTGAAAAAGTACAAAATTCAG ATGAAAAACAACACCCCTGCAGCTCAGGAGAAATGTATTGTTCGCTTACTCTTGTATCATTTTGGTGTTAATCTACCAGTTATGCTAGCCTCCTATCCTGTCTTCAGACACATGGGCATGCAAAGTAGTCTTCCATTCCCGTCCTG gAAAGTAATTCTAATGCAGATAATATTCTACTTCATCCTGGAAGATTTTATATTCTATTGGGGACACCGGTTCTTACATACAAAATGGCTGTACAAGCATGTGCACAGTATCCATCATGA ATATGCTACACCATTTGGATTAACTTCTGAATATGCTCACCCTGCTGAGATACTGTTCCTTGGTTTTGCTACTATTGTTGGTCCTGCCATCACAGGCCCCCACCTGGTAACTTTGTGGTTATGGATGGTACTAAGGGTCCTGGAGACAGTTGAAGCACATTGTGGTTATCATTTCCCCTGGAGCCTCTCCAATTTTTTACCTTTGTATGGAGG TGCTGATTTTCATGACTACCATCACCGCTTGCTGTATACTAAATCTGGAAACTACTCATCTACTTTCACTTACATGGACTG GGTATTTGGTAC